In a genomic window of Enterobacter asburiae:
- a CDS encoding ssrAB-activated protein: MAKTLLRSGNLDDFQAVGGGGQAVFESALQIREALRLRKQQAIVDCLAIPQVNDSGDRVDWYSPVEGSVTSWKSADEDDRYRALRYLENTLASVESLSKKCLQSPKTAQQLFGSLLSKAFQFPGENFLFLVDGKPVISFWGFVNLNENARNDVLDCLRESLIPEPAPVVIEDPEPEPEPQPVITFEKADEPLVAPVAAVRITPEELYEPEPAPVVAQPAQEPAPVAVTKKRRVPLWTLPVAAVIVAAIAAPLLWPKQGPSAEPVPAPAPEPVAIAPQPIKAVEPLAMNLPLHQAEVVASKEKEPAPAPEAAPVVIVPIPKDAMVMEASQVKAGSTRFLNGTWRAVLDVKDPVTGKPPSMRYQIQNNKGFARVVHGDNVVCRAEIFSGLHSNGELMIKSRGTARCTDGSRYPMPEVACKAGASDIAECRARYDANTVVPLTFKKAGA, encoded by the coding sequence GTGGCAAAAACTCTTTTACGCAGCGGTAATCTGGATGATTTTCAGGCCGTTGGCGGCGGCGGACAGGCCGTTTTTGAATCAGCGTTACAAATCCGGGAAGCGCTCCGGTTGCGCAAACAGCAGGCCATAGTGGACTGTCTGGCTATTCCTCAGGTCAACGACAGCGGTGACCGCGTGGACTGGTACTCTCCTGTTGAAGGGAGCGTAACCAGCTGGAAATCGGCCGATGAAGATGACCGCTATCGCGCCCTGCGCTATCTGGAAAATACGCTCGCCAGCGTGGAGTCGTTAAGTAAGAAATGCCTACAGTCGCCTAAAACCGCGCAGCAGCTTTTTGGTTCTCTGCTGTCGAAGGCGTTTCAGTTCCCGGGTGAAAACTTCCTCTTCCTGGTAGACGGAAAGCCGGTCATCAGCTTCTGGGGGTTTGTAAACCTGAACGAAAATGCGCGCAACGATGTCCTCGACTGCCTGCGCGAATCGCTGATCCCCGAGCCCGCGCCCGTTGTGATTGAAGATCCCGAGCCGGAGCCTGAGCCCCAGCCCGTTATCACCTTTGAAAAAGCAGACGAGCCGCTGGTAGCCCCTGTCGCCGCCGTGCGCATTACGCCGGAAGAACTGTATGAGCCGGAGCCCGCGCCGGTTGTTGCGCAACCTGCCCAGGAGCCTGCGCCTGTTGCCGTCACGAAAAAGCGCCGCGTCCCCCTGTGGACGCTGCCGGTTGCCGCCGTGATCGTTGCCGCCATTGCCGCGCCGCTGCTGTGGCCAAAACAGGGCCCTTCGGCAGAGCCCGTCCCTGCACCGGCTCCAGAGCCCGTGGCTATTGCACCACAGCCGATTAAAGCGGTGGAGCCGCTGGCCATGAATTTACCGCTGCATCAGGCTGAGGTCGTAGCAAGTAAAGAAAAAGAACCCGCTCCTGCACCTGAAGCCGCGCCGGTGGTGATTGTTCCAATCCCGAAAGATGCCATGGTGATGGAAGCCAGTCAGGTGAAAGCCGGGTCAACGCGCTTCCTGAACGGTACCTGGCGCGCAGTTCTCGACGTGAAAGATCCGGTCACCGGCAAGCCGCCGTCCATGCGCTATCAAATCCAGAACAATAAAGGTTTCGCCCGCGTCGTGCACGGCGACAACGTTGTCTGCCGCGCGGAGATCTTCTCCGGGCTGCACAGCAATGGAGAGCTGATGATTAAGAGTCGCGGCACCGCCCGCTGCACCGACGGTTCCCGCTACCCGATGCCGGAAGTCGCCTGTAAAGCCGGGGCCAGCGATATCGCAGAATGTCGCGCGCGTTATGATGCCAATACCGTCGTCCCACTGACGTTCAAGAAAGCAGGTGCCTGA